From Carassius auratus strain Wakin chromosome 10, ASM336829v1, whole genome shotgun sequence, a single genomic window includes:
- the minar2 gene encoding major intrinsically disordered Notch2-binding receptor 1-like, giving the protein MDIAVLPNNNHPEKFLQLDVGMLPATHGMFQIGAVLSGQRQWQNKMYLQGREKEMEGKLSADSDVFEDRELEKHITPQTLKPKIKQNPLFSHINITDIEENKSKPSWTIQDYDRHTAHGQLADYMKDPKELSFWLEDLYTPGYDSLLKKKAAEIKRNKICKMLAAIILLVCVVVIIITVPILVTQSRD; this is encoded by the exons ATGGACATAGCTGTCCTGCCAAACAACAATCATCCAGAGAAATTCCTTCAGCTGGATGTGGGAATGTTGCCGGCTACACATGGGATGTTCCAGATTGGTGCCGTATTGTCTGGACAAAGACAGTGGCAGAACAAGATGTACTTGCAG GGAAGGGAGAAAGAAATGGAAGGAAAGCTATCAGCAGACAGTGATGTGTTTGAAGACAGAGAGCTGGAGAAACACATCACTCCTCAAACCCTGAAACCAAAGATCAAGCAGAACCCTCTCTTCTCTCACATCAACATCACTGACATAGAGGAGAACAAGTCCAAGCCATCCTGGACCATTCAGGACTATGACAGACACACTGCACATGGTCAGCTGGCTGACTACATGAAG GACCCAAAAGAGCTGAGCTTCTGGCTGGAAGATCTCTACACCCCTGGTTATGATTCACTGCTCAAGAAGAAAGCAGCTGAAATAAAGAGAAACAAAATTTGTAAAATGCTTGCAGCCATCATTCTGTTAGTTTGCGTGGTTGTGATTATTATTACAGTGCCAATATTGGTAACACAGTCAAGAGACTGA